The Kiloniellales bacterium genome has a window encoding:
- the dhaK gene encoding dihydroxyacetone kinase subunit DhaK, which produces MKKFLNSVDTILSESLEGFVSAHAEILKLHREPTFVTRADAPVKGKVALISGGGSGHEPLHGGLVGRGMLDAACPGEVFTSPTPDQMVAAAEAVDGGAGVLFIVKNYSGDVMNFEMAAEMYEGDQATVLTNDDVAVEDSTFTTGRRGVAGTLVVEKIVGAAAEGGADLAACEALGTRVNAATGSMGVALTSCTVPAAGKPTFDIGETEMEMGVGIHGEPGRRRVALGSAGEIAGEMTGAILEDLKPDSGRKALLLVNGFGATPMMELTLMYKLAREAFEQSGVEVARSLVGNYVTSLDMAGCSVTLTLLDDEIAGYWDAPVNTSALRWGC; this is translated from the coding sequence GTGAAGAAGTTCTTGAATTCAGTCGACACCATCTTGAGCGAGAGCCTCGAGGGCTTCGTCTCCGCCCACGCGGAGATCCTCAAGCTGCATCGCGAGCCGACCTTCGTCACGCGGGCAGACGCGCCGGTCAAGGGCAAGGTCGCGCTGATCTCCGGCGGCGGAAGCGGCCACGAGCCCCTGCACGGCGGCCTGGTCGGACGCGGCATGCTCGACGCCGCCTGTCCGGGCGAGGTCTTCACCTCGCCGACGCCGGATCAGATGGTGGCGGCCGCCGAGGCCGTCGACGGCGGCGCGGGCGTGCTCTTCATCGTCAAGAATTACTCCGGCGACGTCATGAACTTCGAAATGGCCGCCGAGATGTATGAAGGCGACCAGGCCACCGTGCTGACCAATGACGACGTCGCCGTCGAGGACAGCACCTTCACCACAGGCCGGCGTGGTGTGGCGGGCACCCTGGTGGTCGAGAAGATCGTCGGCGCAGCCGCCGAGGGCGGCGCCGATCTGGCGGCCTGCGAGGCGCTGGGAACGCGGGTCAACGCAGCGACAGGGTCCATGGGCGTCGCGCTCACCAGCTGCACGGTTCCCGCGGCCGGCAAGCCGACCTTCGACATCGGCGAGACGGAGATGGAGATGGGCGTGGGGATCCACGGCGAGCCCGGCCGCCGCCGGGTCGCGCTCGGCTCTGCCGGCGAGATCGCCGGCGAGATGACCGGCGCGATCCTGGAGGACCTCAAACCGGACAGCGGCCGCAAGGCGCTGCTGCTGGTCAACGGCTTCGGCGCGACTCCGATGATGGAGCTCACGCTGATGTACAAGCTGGCGCGCGAAGCCTTCGAACAGAGCGGTGTCGAGGTCGCGCGCAGCCTAGTGGGCAACTACGTCACCTCGCTCGACATGGCCGGCTGTTCCGTGACCCTGACCCTGCTGGACGACGAAATAGCGGGCTACTGGGACGCCCCGGTCAACACCTCGGCGCTGCGCTGGGGCTGCTGA